A stretch of the Gossypium hirsutum isolate 1008001.06 chromosome D07, Gossypium_hirsutum_v2.1, whole genome shotgun sequence genome encodes the following:
- the LOC107953325 gene encoding annexin D5, which produces MSTLSVPPVLTSPRDDAIQLYRAFKGLGCDTAAVVNILSHRDVTQRSFIQHEYKTMYSEDLLKRLKSELSGKLETAVLLWMLDPAERDATVIKQAFLSGVTNLFAATEVICSRTPSQIQLIKQNYHSKFGVLLEQDIAVLTSGDNKELLLAYLSTHRHEGPEVDREMALKDAKTLFKAGEKKLGTDEKKFIRIFSERSRAQLAAISSAYHDMYGGSLKKAVKSETSGEFEHGLLTILKCSQNPAKYFAKVLHQAMKGLGTNDTTVIRVIVTRTEIDMHYIKAEYLRKYKKSLNDAVQSETSGHYRTFLLSLLGPSH; this is translated from the exons atGTCGACTTTGAGCGTTCCGCCTGTTCTTACCTCTCCTAGAGACGATGCTATTCAGCTTTACCGTGCTTTTAAGG GGCTGGGATGTGATACTGCAGCAGTGGTCAATATTCTTTCCCATCGTGATGTGACACAGCGTTCTTTCATCCAACATGAGTATAAAACAATGTATTCTGAAGACCTACTCAAACGACTGAAGTCGGAGCTCAGTGGAAAACTAGAG ACTGCTGTCTTGCTATGGATGCTTGATCCTGCGGAACGTGATGCAACTGTCATTAAGCAAGCTTTTTTATCGGGTGTAACAAATCTTTTTGCTGCAACTGAAGTTATATGTTCTCGCACCCCATCCCAGattcaattaattaaacaaaattaccaTTCAAAGTTTGGGGTTTTGCTTGAGCAAGATATTGCAGTACTCACCTCTGGTGATAATAAAGAG CTCTTGCTTGCATATTTAAGCACCCACCGTCATGAAGGCCCTGAAGTTGATAGAGAGATGGCTTTGAAGGATGCAAAGACTCTCTTTAAAGCAGGAGAGAAGAAATTGGGAACTGATGAGAAGAAATTTATCCGCATATTTAGTGAAAGAAGTAGGGCACAGCTAGCTGCTATTAGCTCCGCTTATCATGACATGTACGGAGGCTCCTTGAAAAAG GCAGTAAAGAGTGAAACATCTGGGGAGTTTGAGCATGGTCTTTTGACAATTCTAAAATGCTCACAGAATCCTGCAAAGTATTTCGCCAag GTACTACATCAGGCAATGAAAGGTCTGGGAACCAATGACACTACAGTCATAAGAGTAATCGTGACGAGAACTGAGATCGATATGCACTACATAAAAGCTGAGTATCTGAGGAAATACAAAAAGTCCTTAAACGATGCAGTTCAGTCGGAAACATCGGGCCACTACCGgacttttcttctttctcttttggGACCAAGCCATTAG